TGTGGATGTCGAAAATAGAGACAACTAGCAATGGTTTCTTGAGCTGCTGCACAATGACCTTGGTGACTACAAGGAAAATGGATGGGCCTTTAGCTCGGAAATGCAGAAGGTAAAGATGAATGTGATTCTCGAAAAGATTTTAAAGGACCAATTTGATTTAATGAAAAATCTATTAAGGACTTATTTGATTTAATGAAATATCATTTGAGGACTGAATCAATGCAACATCTTGTCGATGTAAACTATTTTTGAAGGGATTAATCCCAGCCATGCAGGAAGTGATGCCAAGAGTTCATGCAGGCTAAGATGAGGGGAAGACCACCAAAGCTTCAAGTTTCTaagggaaaaggaaaaagaactGTCTCTCCCCAACTTTCTCTAACAACTACAACAATTCCAATTTCTGCTAGAACAATCAAAGGATCTAATGTTGCGACAACCAAGAAGTTTACAAGTCTCATGACCTTTGTGCCGACTTCGGGGTTCAAGCGGCTAAGGAAGAAAGATAACGCCATCTGAAGACCTTCATCGGAGCATATGCTTGTTTTTTGGTTTTAGGCTATAGATTAGGAAAGATATGTTTGTGTTAAACACTATCAAGTCTCACTGTTTTGTAAGGCCTTTATTTTGGATGCATGTTTTACCTTGGTGTGAAATGTTTCTGATTAATCGCCTTTAGGAACTTTACTACCTTTTGTGGTGACAAACGCAATGTTGGGAACTTCATATTAACACTTTATATTAAGAAATTTAAGGAACTTTATTATCTTGTTATGTCTCTGGTTTGCCATTTACTTCTTTACATATTACAGTGTGAGTGATGCATAAATATATTTCATTCACAGGTGTACTCAAAATCCAAGTTGCCATTTATAACCTCTAGTTTCATATTACAATAGTTTAGCCATGATACTGGAAACAAAAAATAAGCTCCCTAAATCACACCACCATATCACATTCACTCACTCCTACTTGTACATATATGACATGCAAAGTAAAGCTCCTACTAAGATGACTAGCATCAGACTAGTGAATATGAAGCACATTAACATTCTATGTACTCTAACTTCTGCTTCTAAACTACATATTTTCCATGCTAATTTAACCTTCCAATCTTCATAATCAATGTCTAGTTCTCTTTCGATTTCTAGGACACCCCCAGAACCTTCTGCAACAGCtacattttcattttcttcgacccatttaaaaaaattgtaatggCTCCCTTTCTAAAAACATTGAACAAAAATGTTAACCCCACATAAAGAGTGAAAGCCAATATGATGCTATCATTCATACAAAATTAAACTCACCCGATATCTTGGACAAGTACGAAACAACCGATATGAATTCTTTGATGTCCCAGATTTCTTAATCAAAGTTTTTAAACCGCAGAAACAGGTTTTCTCATGGTTTtgtcttctttttcacatgGACGAGCTCGAAGTATAACTACCGTATGAGTGCGACGGAAACCCACCACCGGACTCTCCACTTCCACTCCCCATCATGGCGCCGAGATCAACTTCCTCCTCCCTGAACAGCAGTTAGGTCTACGACAACGCTCAAGCAAGGCAATCATGTTCTTCGGAGGATGGAAATTAGGGTTTATTTATTTGAGACTTAGGGACTAAATTGATACAATACTCTAAACATATCTCGTCAGCAACACACACACCATGCCAGGTGTTACTTGTATTGTCAGCTCACATTCCAGGTCAGCAGATTTCTAACGGCGCCGTCACGAGGTTTACGGAAGGACGAatgtgatttaaaaaaattcattcagggactaatttgattaaaaaaatattcggGGACGAAAATAAAGATCGCGTGATCTTTCAGGGACAATTTTGAGTATTAACCCTTTTTATTAAACAGCTCCACTGACTTGATCATTGGAGTGTTTTTTGCAGGACCTCCCGACGCTTGGACTCCAGTGGAAGGAGAAAAGGATTCCTTGTGCTGAGCAATCTCACGCCCCGAGTTAAAGCTACACGTCGGCTAAACCGTCAACTGGCATAGAACATGAGTCAATATAATTTGTactcacattttttaaaatttacacctatgaattagtaaaatttatttgttgaaaataatttagtatttgtGCTAACTAAATAATggctaaaattattaaaagctGTTGGCTCTAGTGTTTGTgtttagtttttcaaaatgacCAAAGTTATCTACTTTAAGAAATGTGACTTTTGTTAATCCTGGAAAAAACTTTCATCTCACAACTATTAATTTAGTGCTGATGTGAATGTCACTCTGGTACTGTGATGGTTATTTGATGCTGGCACCCTTGAATTATGATCAATATGGCATCTAAAGTTGGTTCATGTGACTTGATTGATGTCTACCAACTTTGATTTAAATAAATCTAAATGTCTAATGAACTAATTTCAGATATcatattaattacaattaaaaaatgttaataCCAAATAACAGTTACCATACCATAGTAacgtttaattattattatatcaatGAATGTATGACGAAAGTTTGTTATTAATAAGAATAGCAAAGTAGAAAACTTAGttgatcatttaaaaaaaaaagggggtcaTGTTAACTCATCTAACCAATTCTAACTTCTAGAACCAGGATGAGTGTCAACATCATAggtaaacaaattaattttataaactgtAATTGTAATTTAAATGGATTGTCACACTATCTGGATCTGCCATTATTACTCTAATTctctaaaagaagaaaaaaaaaaaatttcgaaatcttaAGAACCAGGATAAATCGTGTGCGCAACTTCAGGTAACAAAGCCAATcgtttttctttcctttttctaagGGGTTGAGTTTTTAAGTTCCCAATTAAATATctttcacaaaataaatatcCAAGTTTTGTGGTCTGATAGTCACTCCCATCAATATCAATAATCCCACTAGTCTAAAACATAAAGTTGATCACATAAGATCGATTACTAAATAAAAATCTCTTCCTTTATGtgtgttttcttttctcttttttttttccttccaaaTTCATAATATAATTCTACATTGCTTTTTACAGCCATATACTAAAGATTTTTACATACATTTATCGTATATATCACATTGACTTCATCTTCCAAGATGCGGAAGATTTATGTTTGCTAATAAAGATTGCAACAGGAGGACTCAAGCCTTCCCATTAGCAGCGATTGCCGGACCCGGACTCCCCTTCCTTCGCCTCTCGCTGAAGCTGCGGCACGGCACCAAGCTCGGCAGGCACCGCTGCTTAGATTTAACAGCGCTGCCTGCAGAGTTAGTCTCTGAGAAATATGGAGTGCTGTTTGCAGATTTAGATAGTAGAAAGTCCTGTATAATTGGTTTGTCTCCTTCATTGTTTTCGCCACCATCTTTGTGTTCTCTGATACTTTCGCGAAAAAGCTCCAACagtttctttttcctttctgtTGGATATGGCTCGGCAGCAGAACCAGGAATGCTATTGGTCATCACAGGGGTGGCGAAAGAATGGTGCACTGGAGTGGTGCCACGCGATGGGGTGAACTCTAAATTGAAACAAAGAAATGTTAGATCATTGAAGAAACAACCATGCTACGTGCACATCTAACAAGACTCTGCAATCttcttaagcaagtgtcgggggttcgaaCACCGCCTTATGCATGCAGCAACTCATTAACCAGCGGTCCTTAAATGAACTTCGACACTTGTTTAAGCGGATGCTTAAGTTAGCTACTTCAAACAATGGAAAACTATtaaaggaagagaagaaaaatccaTGTTCAGATGCAACAATCGAAGCAAAAGCGAAAAGCAAGTGAATGGAATCCATGACATGGTAACGCATAAGGATTATATGTTCAAGTGAGCTATGAAGACCCTATGAATAAAAGCAACAAATTGTTCATGAACAAATAACAATGAACTTAGAATAGATCAGAGAAGACAGATAACAGATTACAGTAGTGTTAGTACACCAAAGACATGTGTTTCTTTCAATAATAGATTTTATCTTAGTCAATTTAGTGTTTATTAATGGCAATTATTCTTCATCAATTTTCAAAgatattattgaaaactctccaATTATTCCTTCATTGTAACTCCTACATGGCCAACCAGCCAACCCCATTGTGGTCCACAAGTTAGAGTAGACTCCAATCTTGGCATAATACTCTTGGGTAAAATTACTGGTCCACAAAGGGATAGAGATGGCAACCTATAATAATAACTTTTCATTAAGAAATTTTAACATTATCACAACCCAATTATGCTAGGTGTACACCAAAAATTCAGTCACCAAATCAACTTCTTGTATAtaatacatgttaaaatataaaatacacataaaaaatgagttaaacaaCACAGCTCTGATGTACATGGCATTTTTTATCACCAAAGCCTCCATATTTGTAACTAAAATCACAATTAGCAATCGAAGTCATATCATCGATTCAACTAAGACTTCACCACGAATGGTAACTCAGAAAAAAATCAACACGGAAAAAAACTCATCAAATTGTAACAACACCACCACCAATAAAACCTTATCCCAAGGGTCGTTGTGTTATTTCCCCCGGTTCAAATTGCAACACAACTCATCAGCCAACaacaaacccttaaataaaGCTCCGGCACTCGGGATTAAGTTAAACCATATCATGTACACAGGGAATTCCTTGGTTAACAATACTCTACTAGAAAAATCATATACATATAGTTATcataaaatcaattaggatcaagaaaaggaaagacatggaagaagaggagaaagaagatgaagaagtagTAAGCACTCCCTGTGTGTACTATAATAAAACAAACAACTGGACAACAAATTAACCcctttcaaattaattaatcatcatTAACGCTTATATTATCAATTTTTTCCTTTCCATTTTCAGCACACAAAGTATAGTAGCAGAAAGCAGAAAATTCCTTCCTCCTCAGGAGAGATAattagaacaaaaagaaaaaaaaaatccatagAAAAATTAGGTAGAAAATTCATGTTcataattgtgaaaagtaactGGGTCTGGGAGGCTGTAGAAGTGAACTGTAACATAAACTACACAAGACAATTCTGTACGAACGGATTTGTACACGGTAACAATTAACAAAACATAACCACTGaatttcaataaataaacaaattagaATTCGATCAATCTAACAGAGCCGAAGAGACGACCAATAACATATACGCATAATCttttagagaaataaaaaataagaaacaaattaACAAGGATTTGTCAACGCTCTGAATATTAAAAGTTTGTATCGGAATTCCCaaagctaaaaaataaaaaaattcttaaccGTCAAACTGACGAAATCTATAATAcagttgttaaaaaaatttaaaagcttCTAACTTTTAAGAAAACACCTATGAATAACATTTGAAGAGCAAGAACCCAAGCTTGGGTCTAATAGGAAACCTATTAGTTTTGAACCAAAAAAAAGCTTCATTATTATGTCATGAAGCAAGAAAATTAGCGAAAAAagggaaaccaaaaaaaaagcaGAGActtttgaaggaaaagaagaggaatatatacatatatataccgTTTTTATCATAATCTGTGAATGAAGTGGTAGTGGTTGAGCGGTGAGAGTTAAGGGCAGAATCGTCAAGCGGGTAAGTTTCATTATTTTTGGGCTTGACGGGTGATGGTGGAATGATGAGGGTGTTAGCTTTGGAGGCAAAAGATGAGAGGTTGAGTTTCATGGTGGTTTTTTCTTCAGTCTGTTGGGTTCTTTGAAGGGAAGAGCATGAACCCATTGGTATGTAagtgtataatataataattaatagagAATTGGAAAAGGAGTCACTTTTTGATCGTCAAGGTTCACATGGACCTTTCTGCTTCTCCTTGCATttaagagagaggaagagaaagagagtggAGTGGAAGTGAGAGAAAGGGATTATGAATGGAATGAGGTAAGGATGATGTAAAAGGAGAAGActggaagagaagagaaaaaagtggttttgtttttgagttggtaataaactaataatggaTTATGTGATCGGTACAATGGTACATGTGCAAATTTATTTAGACCAAGTTAGATAAAGATTAAATATCAGTTGGTTATTTGTCAaactttataataaattttaacagAAATGTcagacatttttttaattttaatatgggtgaataattgtattttttaatattattagaaTTTGGCGTGTTTTattataactaaattttaattttttaaatatataaatttgaaGGTAAAACATTTAAATAAATCAATGAGCTATTAGTATTACTCAATagtcccaaaataaaaaagttacgTAGATATTCTAATGcatatatttatgtaaattaaattaatttaattcaaattacagATTTTAGTACTAAATTGATCAATTTGATTCAAATTAGTAGGATTATTGATAAATCGAAGTTATTTTATTCGAATTATCAATGATTGATATTCGAAATATAGTCTATgaatagtaaatcgaatcaactaattttttaaaattaattgaaagtttcaaattatatattgtataaatatatttaaatcttgagaaataatatatttaaagtttcaaattacatattgtataaatatagttaatctttttatattgtataagtatacgttattttttattctaacaaAACTCAAGTTTTAACCTCTATGTAATCTTGGAGGGCTGtactttatattaaattttttaacatcaAAAGTTCCAGCAATAATTCTTTAGATGCTAATGAGTCAAAGAATAATTTTTAGTGAATTTTAGATATCATTTATTGTcccattttaaatttataaggttataaaaatatagattttctgaaatttgaactaaaatacaaaaattaaatttctatttttattcgttttgatttttttaatattttatttgaatacaAATAAGAGTATTTTCttattgatatttatattttaaagttaataaattaacttaaaatagtAAATGTCAATAATCTGTATCAGTACTCAAATGAATTAAgctgattcgatttactatatATGAGTTCGAATCTAATTGATTCGATTTAGTACTTATTGATTATATTTCGAACATTAATCATTTGTAATTCAAATCAAACAATTTCAATTTACTAATAACActactaattcaaatcaaattgattcgatttagtaccaaaatgtgtaattcgaattaaaATAATTCGATTTACATAGATATATACATTGAAATATCTATATAacgttttttattttagaactaTTAAGTAATATTAGTAGCTCCTTgatttatttagatattttatcCTAAATTTAAtccttaaatttatattttattaaattttaatataaatcaaactttttaatttaataatccgtcatcataaaatttgaagattatatttttttagtaattttataacCTTCAAATTTGAggattgaattttataattaaaattaaaaaaataaacatctatactaataataaaaataaaaaacacactACTTTACCGTTCTGTGTactttatttctaaaaaaattagcctatGTCTCACGATGggatttaattttcatatattatggTATTATAAAagttactaaaattttaatttattattaaaaatatttaaacgaaataaatttaattaaataactgTATAGAATTATTTACAAtttcaatatataaaaaattagattcttaaatagatattttttcatattaaaatttggcCAAATGTTTTCTGTCTTCAATAATTTAGAGTCTAAGATTAATAACTCCTGACTTatgacagaaaaaaaaaaaggagaccTTCATTAATTGGTGGTAACGAGCCTTATCTTGGGTAATAGCTCAAATCGAAGGTAAATAGAAAATCCTCTTCATCGCGGCGCTGTGTTGGAATGTTTGGAAAATAAAGAATAGGTATGTCTTTAAAAAGCTAATAAATCCAGCGTCGAAAATAGTGTAACAAGTCAGCAGTTTAGTACGTAAACTCAATAACCATACCTAATAAatgctaataatttttttattctttattcttttttaaattatttatcttctaattacatttgataataattaaaaatatctaacttcttttatattttttataaaaatattattattttataataataaaataatattatcttttgagaaaaataaaataaaatttggccAAATGGAGTGGAAGGAACAATAGAGAAATGGCCTTGAAAGGGAAGTAATGCAAACATTAACGTGTGTAGACTTATTGTACTCTTGCTCTGCGCATGGGGACACTTCCCACTTTAGCCACCATTTTACTCTAGgtcaaacttttttttatagtagAAATTTAAGGGTAGtcgatttcacgtgaagttgatatctaagagttcttaaataatttaattaatttgactaaatttttatctaatacaTCTCGACTATTaactttatgtgaagttgattgTACtaaattttcacttttttttaaaagatctatgtaatatttttctttttttttgccgCTAAACTTTTTTCAAAGGTTATAATATGAAAAGATTTTTAAGTGTACTGTCATACTGGTGTATTAGTAATTTTTAACCGttgatattaattatatatatattttttataattaaggtCAACggttaaaaattactaaaataccaGTATAAcagtatatttaaaaattttcctaTAACATGAAGTGTAAATAAAGCACATTTGAGcataaataaattagattttttccGAGTGATTTAAAGATGCTCATTAAactcttttaaataaaaaaatgttaattaaaaaaaataaaagttgagGTGATCGATGTATTCGTCATATTTAATTTAGGGAAACTTTTGCAAACTTCCACCGTAAGTTTTTAATGATTATTTTTAACATACTTGTTAAAAAAACTTGTAAACTTTTAGTTGTATAAAAAtgtctaaatatttttaagttaaaagGATATATtcatcttaaaaaaattatattatttaaaaaatcaataataaaactATATTAATAGAGTAGTAaaaatttctcatttttttattattgactcatttaattaaatatggGAGCAAAAAACATCATATGTGAGATAATGGTGTTATAATTTGAGAAATATGGGAGCTCAAAATGCTAACGGGTGTTTTTCAATTTATTcatttctaataataaataaaaaatttaaaaagctatttaaaaaaaaaacattaatagGCGTTTTTGACATAAAACAACATTTTATATCTCCACATATACAAGCTTACTACAACAACAATTTCTCTTCCTCTATCTCCATCTTCTTCACACTTACAAGACCATAATGAATCAACCTAATATTTGTGAGAGCGTAACTCTGCTTCTGTatgtgttaaaaaaaatgaaggcTATGGTTAATATTATTGTACCAGTCAGTTTTGACTTTTGAGTCATCTAATTCAATCTGTtttctttattatatatatagttattatatttttaaaataatattatataattaattacacGTATAAAACTGTTTTagattgaaaatatattaaaattaaatttataatgtaTATTATAACAGTAACGTAAAAAATAAGACACATACAGAAATATAGTTAAAATGGAGGTAAGAGATAAGTAAGAAAGCCCAATCTTAATTGTTGATATGTACGTAAGTGGGAATTAGGATGCAGAAATTTCTCAATGAAAAGACATGAGATCACCAACCCTGGTCTGTGAGTATGAGTCTAAGAAAGCTACTtttgcaaatttttttattagtatacTGTACGCTCGAAATAATTGACCATTCATTCAATTAAATTAACTTGTTTGTTTCTTCACTCTTTCATTTGTTTAAATGGCAACAATATGTTCGGCTCAATTTTATGGTTATGGAAGCCTCGTATGTGATGTGTTCGAATATGAATttatgaggtacaaaataaatttgtGGGACAGTTATTTGTGAGTGTTAGAATGTAAAACTCAGATCCTGTGAattgtttgatttaaaaattttgtagaaTAAATTGGATggtctaatttaaaattgaaaaaatttaaattttaaaagaaggaAATCGGACTCTGTGTTTTTtgttatcataaaaaaattcgcATGGTCcaaattctattattttaatacCACACGGATGTGAAGCACTTGTTTTCTTCATATTCCTGTCTAACTTTATTGTTGcctctatatttaaattaaaaaacgcAATATGTTGCAGTAGTGCACTTTCgtgtttttatttagtttgtgtttttattttaatatttttatttttaaaattttataaaaaatatttttatttttatttttattataatattttaaaataaaaatattaacaataaaaataaaaatgcaaactaaatatatatattaaattattatttcttctattttaacATATTGCCaattaagttttaaattatgGAAGTAGTTATcgttatgttaattaataaataataatggttTATTGTCACactttatttattgttttttttatcttagttaaatgttatttttttttttgaactgtGTCTGAAGATAGTAATATATGTTAAAGATGTGCCATGTGcctaagaaattaaaaatcttttaagCTCTAGCTATGAAAAATCAAAGAGAGAGGctgatatataattatatatatcatcAGAGCCAACAGTTGATATACcaactttttagtttttactgGTGATGCAGCTACGCACACAGCATGAACCTTTAATCATGAATTCATCTTTGACAGCTTAAGCGTGAGAAACGAGTTATAATATAATGtagtaaatttattttaaattatagaagAATATTTTCATTGATCATGTGGAAATTATGTGATTCCAAGCCtgatatatactatatctataTAATAATGCAG
This portion of the Arachis duranensis cultivar V14167 chromosome 6, aradu.V14167.gnm2.J7QH, whole genome shotgun sequence genome encodes:
- the LOC107494800 gene encoding uncharacterized protein At3g27210 (The sequence of the model RefSeq protein was modified relative to this genomic sequence to represent the inferred CDS: added 81 bases not found in genome assembly); the protein is ASKEEAFFDSKAWLDSDCEDDFYSVKGEFTPSRGTTPVHHSFATPVMTNSIPGSAAEPYPTERKKKLLELFRESIREHKDGGENNEGDKPIIQDFLLSKSANSTPYFSETNSAGSAVKSKQRCLPSLVPCRSFSERRRKGSPGPAIAANGKA